One stretch of Halapricum desulfuricans DNA includes these proteins:
- the sufU gene encoding Fe-S cluster assembly sulfur transfer protein SufU — MGIGGSDMYRQQILDHYKNPRNYGEIEDATFTHVGENPMCGDTIEMDVVLDDDEDTIEAVAFRGDGCAISQAAASMLSERLPGTSIEELREMDRDDIIDMLGVEISPMRVKCAVLAEKVAQDGAEIYLGEKDLDKTRTESDDPDVPE; from the coding sequence ATGGGTATCGGCGGCTCGGACATGTACCGACAGCAGATCCTCGATCACTACAAGAATCCCCGCAACTACGGGGAGATCGAGGATGCGACGTTCACGCACGTCGGCGAGAACCCGATGTGCGGCGACACCATCGAGATGGACGTGGTCCTCGACGACGACGAAGACACCATCGAGGCAGTCGCGTTCCGCGGGGACGGCTGTGCAATCTCGCAGGCCGCGGCCTCGATGCTCAGCGAGCGACTCCCGGGAACCTCGATCGAGGAACTGCGGGAGATGGACCGCGACGACATCATCGACATGCTCGGCGTCGAGATCTCGCCGATGCGGGTGAAATGCGCAGTCCTGGCCGAGAAAGTCGCCCAGGACGGGGCGGAGATCTACCTCGGCGAGAAAGACCTCGACAAGACGCGAACCGAAAGCGACGATCCGGACGTTCCCGAGTAG
- the glpA gene encoding anaerobic glycerol-3-phosphate dehydrogenase subunit GlpA, translating to MSKPSTIVIGGGATGVGIARDLAMRGVDVTLVEQGNLTHGTSGRMHGMLHSGGRYAVTDQHSAEDCMTENRILRDIASHCVEMTGGLFVQMPEDDDEYFQQKLEGCRECDIPVEVLSAEEVLEMEPYLSEDLERAIQVPDGAIDPFRLCVANAVSAENHGARIETHSEVTDLLVEDGEVVGVEVEHKSGAGSRVHGNEGETEAIYADHVVNAAGAWAGEIGAMADLDVEVIPAKGVMTIMNVRQVDMVINRCKPRGNADIIVPHETTAILGTTDEEVEDPEDFPEEKAEVDFLIEEMSKMAPILEDARTLRSYWGVRPLYEPPGTGTEETEQITRNYFVLDHDERDDTPGLTTVVGGKFVTYRKMAEDCADHVCGRLGVDTECRTADEPLPGSEDGAILSDAMDRYGLRSPLARRNKQRLGSRYDDVLSGADPNPVVCDCEGVTRAEIRDAIESAGTDLNSVRQQTRASMGTCQGGNCSHRLAAELHPEYDEEAARAALEELYQERWKGQRHALWGEQLDQATLNHALHASTMNRDRDPTDVSVDFESFDAGRAVADGGESDGD from the coding sequence ATGAGTAAACCATCGACGATCGTCATCGGAGGCGGCGCGACCGGCGTCGGGATCGCGCGCGACCTCGCGATGCGTGGCGTCGACGTGACGCTCGTGGAGCAGGGGAATCTGACCCACGGGACGTCCGGCCGGATGCACGGGATGCTCCACAGCGGTGGCCGGTACGCCGTCACCGACCAGCACAGCGCGGAAGACTGCATGACGGAGAACCGAATCCTCCGGGACATCGCCTCCCACTGCGTCGAGATGACCGGCGGGCTGTTCGTCCAGATGCCCGAGGACGACGACGAGTACTTCCAGCAGAAACTGGAGGGGTGTCGCGAGTGTGACATTCCCGTCGAGGTGCTGTCCGCCGAGGAGGTCCTGGAGATGGAGCCGTACCTCTCGGAGGACCTCGAACGGGCGATACAGGTGCCCGACGGGGCGATCGATCCCTTCCGTCTCTGTGTCGCAAACGCCGTCAGCGCGGAGAACCACGGGGCACGGATCGAGACCCACTCCGAGGTGACCGACCTCCTCGTCGAGGACGGCGAGGTCGTCGGCGTCGAGGTCGAACACAAGTCAGGGGCGGGGAGTCGCGTCCACGGCAACGAGGGGGAAACCGAGGCGATCTACGCCGACCACGTCGTCAACGCTGCGGGAGCATGGGCCGGGGAGATCGGTGCGATGGCCGACCTCGATGTCGAGGTCATCCCGGCGAAAGGCGTCATGACCATCATGAACGTCCGGCAGGTCGACATGGTGATCAACCGCTGCAAGCCGCGTGGCAACGCGGACATCATCGTCCCCCACGAGACCACGGCCATCCTCGGGACGACCGACGAGGAGGTCGAAGACCCCGAGGACTTCCCCGAAGAGAAAGCGGAGGTGGACTTCCTCATCGAGGAGATGTCGAAGATGGCGCCGATCCTCGAGGACGCCCGGACCCTGCGATCGTACTGGGGCGTGCGTCCGCTGTACGAACCGCCGGGAACGGGCACCGAGGAGACCGAACAGATCACGCGGAACTACTTCGTGCTCGACCACGACGAGCGCGACGACACGCCCGGCCTGACGACCGTCGTCGGCGGGAAGTTCGTCACCTACCGGAAGATGGCCGAGGACTGTGCCGATCACGTCTGTGGCCGGCTGGGCGTCGACACCGAGTGCCGGACTGCCGACGAACCGCTCCCGGGCAGCGAGGACGGTGCGATACTGAGCGACGCGATGGACCGCTACGGGCTGCGATCGCCGCTGGCTCGCCGGAACAAGCAGCGACTCGGCAGCCGCTACGACGACGTGCTCTCGGGAGCGGATCCCAACCCCGTCGTCTGTGATTGTGAGGGCGTGACCCGTGCCGAGATCCGGGACGCCATCGAGAGCGCCGGCACCGACCTCAACTCGGTGCGCCAGCAGACCCGCGCCTCGATGGGGACCTGTCAGGGCGGGAACTGCTCGCATCGACTCGCCGCGGAGCTCCACCCCGAGTACGACGAAGAGGCCGCGCGGGCCGCACTCGAAGAACTGTACCAGGAGCGCTGGAAGGGCCAGCGCCACGCCCTCTGGGGCGAGCAACTGGATCAGGCGACGCTCAACCACGCGCTGCACGCGAGCACGATGAACCGCGATCGCGACCCCACGGACGTCAGCGTCGACTTCGAGTCGTTCGACGCTGGTCGTGCCGTGGCCGACGGGGGTGAGTCAGATGGCGATTGA
- a CDS encoding anaerobic glycerol-3-phosphate dehydrogenase subunit C has translation MSKQAESETFDPVDLFPDATEMDLRPGVDKCDKNGNCETVCPVAEVNEDFPGPKFQGPEQWRLTRKGDIEFDESVDKCLNCMRCDTACTNDVPLGQMHNVARANYVKNQKSHASREYLRNKMLANYGTLGKLGSMMPRISNTVFGLGATRWLNEKLLGFPSERSFPDFATQTFRGWWSDRGGDATSTERAREAREARGETGEDKKVAFFHGCYANYHQTEVAKSMVRLYESLGYEIAVPEQSCCGTPMFANGMLEDARGVAEGNVDTFGSLVEDGYDLIATCTSCSMALRKEYPELFDIDGIEDVASHMFDAVEYLRVNEDLEAELAGADVDFPAMTYHAPCHGEVMGVEGIVTELFADVDGVELEDTGDVCCGLAGTYGWKAEKYDDSMEIGAEMFEAFEEAPGEVALTECPMCSAQIEHGTGYEVKHPMELLETALVES, from the coding sequence ATGAGCAAACAAGCAGAATCCGAGACGTTCGATCCAGTGGACCTGTTCCCGGACGCGACGGAGATGGACCTCCGTCCGGGAGTCGACAAGTGCGACAAGAACGGCAACTGCGAGACAGTCTGTCCGGTCGCGGAAGTCAACGAGGACTTCCCGGGGCCGAAGTTCCAGGGCCCCGAACAGTGGCGTCTCACCCGCAAGGGCGACATCGAGTTCGACGAGTCCGTCGACAAGTGTCTGAACTGCATGCGGTGTGATACCGCCTGTACGAACGACGTGCCGCTGGGGCAGATGCACAACGTCGCCCGGGCGAACTACGTCAAAAACCAGAAAAGTCACGCCTCCCGGGAGTACCTCCGCAACAAGATGCTGGCCAACTACGGCACGCTGGGGAAACTCGGGAGCATGATGCCTCGGATCTCGAACACCGTCTTCGGGCTCGGGGCGACGCGCTGGCTGAACGAGAAGCTGCTCGGCTTCCCGAGCGAGCGTTCCTTCCCCGATTTCGCAACCCAGACCTTCCGGGGCTGGTGGAGCGACCGCGGCGGCGACGCCACCTCGACCGAACGAGCCCGCGAAGCCCGAGAGGCGCGCGGCGAGACCGGCGAGGACAAGAAGGTCGCGTTCTTCCACGGCTGTTACGCTAACTACCACCAGACCGAGGTCGCAAAGTCGATGGTCCGGCTCTACGAGTCGCTGGGCTACGAGATCGCAGTGCCCGAACAGAGCTGCTGTGGCACGCCGATGTTCGCGAACGGGATGCTTGAGGACGCCCGCGGGGTCGCCGAGGGCAACGTCGACACCTTCGGCTCGCTCGTCGAGGACGGCTACGACCTGATCGCGACCTGTACCTCCTGTTCGATGGCCCTGCGCAAGGAGTACCCCGAACTGTTCGACATCGACGGGATCGAGGATGTCGCCTCGCACATGTTCGACGCGGTCGAGTATCTGCGGGTCAACGAGGACCTCGAGGCCGAACTCGCCGGTGCCGACGTCGACTTCCCGGCGATGACCTACCACGCCCCCTGTCACGGCGAGGTCATGGGCGTCGAGGGGATCGTCACCGAACTCTTCGCGGACGTCGACGGGGTCGAACTCGAGGACACGGGCGACGTCTGCTGTGGCCTGGCCGGCACGTACGGCTGGAAAGCGGAGAAGTACGACGACTCGATGGAGATCGGCGCGGAGATGTTCGAGGCCTTCGAGGAGGCCCCGGGCGAAGTCGCGCTGACGGAGTGCCCGATGTGCAGCGCCCAGATCGAACACGGCACCGGCTACGAGGTCAAACACCCAATGGAACTGCTCGAGACGGCGCTGGTCGAGTCCTGA
- a CDS encoding M48 family metallopeptidase encodes MLKLHAVFLTLVVGTELFFAVLAVLNVRYGAKAVAERAEWVGERLGVEDTERLVAYQRAGTGLSLLRSVVGLAVVLLVLYSGLFGDVVAALEGVALPPVARGVVFFAGLVAVARVASAPFSLYETFVVEEQFGFNQQSPRLWLRDLVVGLAVSLVLVAIVAGGVLLTLALFPEWWWVGAWGLFVAFSLAMLVIYPRVIAPLFYDFDPVETGDLRDAVDDVFERAGFDCEQVYTMDASSRSSHSNAYFVGFGRTKRVVLFDTLIEQMDHGEIKSVLAHELAHWKRGHIWKQLASSALRIGVVLAIFSVLIEQPWLYEMFGVPETAYAGLALGTLWIEPLVRLSAPLENRLSLRHEREADSFAVEVMGSGSALSDALANLTSENLANPFPHPLYATFHYTHPPIPERIRYIERQGDAASADGHAGETAD; translated from the coding sequence ATGCTGAAACTACACGCCGTATTTCTGACGCTTGTCGTGGGGACGGAGCTCTTTTTCGCCGTGTTAGCGGTGTTAAACGTCCGGTACGGGGCCAAGGCCGTCGCCGAGCGGGCGGAGTGGGTCGGCGAGCGCCTCGGCGTCGAGGACACCGAACGACTGGTGGCGTATCAGCGTGCCGGCACGGGGCTGTCGCTGCTTCGGTCGGTCGTCGGTCTGGCTGTCGTGTTGCTCGTGCTCTACTCGGGGCTGTTCGGCGACGTCGTCGCCGCGCTTGAAGGAGTTGCGCTCCCGCCGGTCGCGCGCGGCGTGGTCTTTTTCGCCGGACTCGTCGCCGTCGCGCGCGTTGCGAGCGCCCCGTTCTCGCTGTACGAGACGTTCGTCGTCGAGGAGCAGTTCGGGTTCAACCAGCAGTCGCCGCGGCTGTGGCTCCGGGACCTCGTCGTCGGGCTGGCCGTCTCGCTCGTGCTCGTGGCGATCGTCGCCGGCGGGGTCCTGCTGACGCTTGCACTGTTTCCGGAGTGGTGGTGGGTCGGCGCCTGGGGGCTGTTCGTCGCCTTCTCGCTGGCGATGCTGGTGATCTATCCGCGGGTGATCGCACCGCTGTTCTACGACTTCGATCCGGTCGAGACGGGCGATCTCAGGGACGCAGTCGATGACGTCTTCGAGCGCGCCGGCTTCGACTGCGAGCAGGTGTACACCATGGACGCGTCCAGTCGCTCCTCGCACTCGAACGCGTACTTCGTGGGCTTCGGTCGCACCAAGCGAGTCGTCCTGTTCGATACGCTGATCGAGCAGATGGACCACGGGGAGATCAAGAGCGTCCTCGCGCACGAACTCGCTCACTGGAAGCGCGGACACATCTGGAAGCAACTCGCCAGTTCCGCTCTGCGGATCGGGGTCGTGCTGGCGATCTTCTCGGTCCTGATCGAGCAACCGTGGCTCTACGAGATGTTCGGCGTGCCGGAGACGGCCTACGCTGGGCTGGCGCTCGGGACGCTGTGGATCGAACCGCTGGTGCGTCTCAGCGCGCCCCTGGAGAACCGCCTCTCGCTGCGACACGAGCGCGAGGCCGACAGCTTCGCCGTCGAGGTCATGGGAAGCGGGTCGGCGCTGTCGGACGCGCTGGCGAACCTGACCAGCGAGAACCTCGCCAACCCGTTCCCTCATCCGCTCTATGCGACGTTTCACTACACGCACCCGCCGATTCCCGAGCGAATCAGATACATCGAAAGACAGGGTGACGCGGCGAGTGCGGACGGCCACGCCGGCGAGACGGCGGACTGA
- a CDS encoding PadR family transcriptional regulator: MKWLQSGRRRDLCVLLYGDDGVPTQKLKTALERRYDERIDPKQFYGALEALERLGHVRSRTEGLSDVYELTDAGREHVEAYAAWLDEEVGCGERR, translated from the coding sequence ATGAAGTGGCTCCAGAGCGGCCGTCGCCGCGATCTCTGTGTCCTGCTGTACGGCGACGACGGGGTGCCCACACAGAAACTCAAGACGGCGCTCGAACGTCGCTACGACGAGCGGATCGATCCCAAGCAGTTCTACGGCGCGCTGGAAGCGCTCGAACGACTGGGCCACGTCCGGTCCCGAACCGAGGGGCTGAGCGACGTTTACGAGCTGACTGACGCCGGACGGGAACACGTCGAGGCGTACGCCGCGTGGCTGGACGAAGAGGTCGGATGTGGCGAGAGGCGCTGA
- a CDS encoding multicopper oxidase family protein, with protein sequence MTGQPSTTRRRLLGALGATGLGGLAGCTEIGGLSNGDSAPTAPTVTPRSPPSGPADSTETVRAAPAQAASGLSPDAWIYNEGLPGPELRVPEGDVLEVELANDLPRETTVHWHGVPVANPMDGVPGVTQQPVGPGESFTYRFRAEPAGTYFFHSHVGLQLDRGLLAPLIVEESDSHVEYDREYTVVLDDYLDGAPQPLYEGADSGGRGPGMDGGGPGMGGGPGTGGMMGDRRPPYAALLANGRPPNDPQTFDVREGQRVRFRFINASSATYFRVGLGGHPMTVTHADGRPVDPVAVDSFRFGAGERYDAVVDATNPGTWELLATALNGRESPARALLSYDGDTSAPVAPSVPRRELSYSDLVARTPIEGLDGNPDRTFDLTLSAGQSGWLIDGQAYPDADPLRIREGEHVRVTMRNRSPVVHPMHLHGHFFRVGNAVKDTVVVPGHMGTVTFDFLADNPGNWLFHCHNLYHLESGMARLFQYVE encoded by the coding sequence ATGACCGGACAGCCATCGACGACGCGGCGACGGCTCCTGGGTGCACTGGGCGCGACCGGCCTCGGCGGACTCGCGGGCTGTACGGAAATCGGGGGGCTATCGAACGGGGACAGCGCCCCGACTGCCCCGACTGTGACGCCGCGCTCACCGCCATCGGGGCCGGCAGACTCCACTGAGACAGTCCGGGCGGCACCGGCACAGGCGGCCAGCGGCCTGTCTCCGGACGCCTGGATCTACAACGAGGGGTTGCCCGGGCCCGAGCTTCGGGTCCCCGAGGGCGACGTGTTGGAGGTCGAGCTGGCGAACGATCTGCCCCGGGAGACGACAGTCCACTGGCACGGCGTGCCCGTGGCGAACCCGATGGACGGCGTCCCGGGCGTCACCCAGCAGCCGGTCGGGCCCGGCGAGTCGTTCACCTACCGGTTCCGTGCCGAACCGGCCGGGACGTACTTCTTCCACAGCCACGTCGGACTCCAGCTCGACCGGGGGTTGCTCGCCCCCCTGATCGTCGAAGAGTCCGACTCACACGTCGAGTACGACCGGGAGTACACGGTGGTACTCGACGACTACCTCGACGGAGCGCCCCAACCGCTCTACGAGGGGGCCGACAGCGGCGGGCGCGGTCCAGGTATGGACGGGGGTGGTCCGGGCATGGGTGGCGGCCCCGGCACGGGCGGGATGATGGGAGACAGGCGACCGCCGTACGCCGCGCTGCTCGCCAACGGTCGCCCGCCGAACGACCCCCAGACGTTCGACGTTCGCGAAGGCCAGCGCGTCCGATTCAGGTTCATCAACGCGAGCAGCGCGACGTACTTCCGGGTTGGACTGGGGGGTCACCCGATGACGGTCACGCACGCTGACGGCCGGCCGGTCGACCCGGTCGCTGTCGACTCGTTCCGTTTCGGCGCGGGCGAGCGCTACGACGCGGTCGTGGACGCGACGAACCCCGGAACGTGGGAGCTGCTTGCGACGGCTCTCAACGGGCGTGAATCGCCTGCCAGAGCGCTCCTGTCGTACGACGGGGACACCTCCGCGCCGGTCGCGCCGTCCGTCCCGAGACGGGAACTCTCTTACAGCGACCTCGTCGCACGCACGCCGATCGAGGGGCTCGATGGCAACCCGGACCGAACGTTCGATCTGACGCTCTCGGCGGGCCAGTCCGGGTGGCTGATCGACGGGCAGGCGTACCCGGACGCCGACCCCCTCCGGATCAGAGAGGGCGAACACGTCAGGGTCACGATGCGGAATCGAAGCCCGGTCGTCCACCCGATGCACCTCCACGGCCACTTCTTCCGGGTCGGGAACGCGGTCAAGGACACCGTCGTCGTTCCCGGCCACATGGGGACGGTGACGTTCGACTTCCTCGCCGACAACCCCGGCAACTGGCTGTTCCACTGTCACAACCTCTATCACCTCGAATCCGGGATGGCCCGTCTCTTCCAGTATGTGGAGTAA
- the glpB gene encoding glycerol-3-phosphate dehydrogenase subunit GlpB, translating into MAIEDDVLVIGGGIAGLSSAIAAAETGARTRLVTHKQSTLGNASGLVDVLGYAPGDDAPRADPYDAIAQLPDEHPYGKVGADAVREGLALFDDAVGDRYRGGHSEANALVVTHAGSVKPTARYPRSIAPGLASDDRDMLLVGIDSVTGFDAPMAADHLSAVDVPFDVRGETVRFPVSFPQDADVTRYARALDRDESVDDGTVREVLADRVEAVLEDERRVGFPAVLGDSRHEVVRTELRDRLGVDVFEVPTGPPSLPGLRLEDALYDAAEDAGVRITSGNPIVDFDADGGRIEQVLMDRLGSEVAYEAQQYVLATGGPVGGGIESDRDVVEEPVFGLPVEHPEDRYEWFDDDVWGDHAYTEFGVDVDDDLRPVAAEEVQFENLRAAGNVIGGYDFATEKSGCGVSLATGYVAGSEAGALI; encoded by the coding sequence ATGGCGATTGAAGACGACGTGCTGGTGATCGGCGGCGGCATCGCGGGGCTGTCGAGCGCCATCGCGGCCGCGGAGACGGGCGCACGCACGCGTCTGGTGACTCACAAGCAGAGCACGCTCGGGAACGCGAGCGGGCTGGTCGACGTGCTCGGCTACGCTCCGGGCGACGACGCGCCCCGCGCCGATCCCTACGACGCGATCGCGCAACTCCCGGACGAGCATCCCTACGGCAAGGTCGGAGCCGACGCCGTCCGCGAGGGGCTGGCGCTGTTCGACGACGCCGTCGGGGACCGCTACCGCGGAGGCCACTCGGAGGCGAACGCGCTGGTGGTGACACACGCCGGCTCGGTCAAACCGACGGCGCGATACCCGCGCTCGATCGCCCCGGGACTCGCCAGCGACGACCGGGACATGCTGCTTGTCGGCATCGACAGCGTCACCGGCTTCGACGCGCCGATGGCGGCCGACCACCTCTCGGCCGTCGACGTCCCCTTCGACGTGCGCGGCGAGACCGTCCGCTTCCCCGTATCGTTTCCGCAGGACGCTGACGTGACACGCTACGCCCGTGCGCTCGACCGCGACGAGTCGGTCGACGACGGGACCGTCCGGGAAGTGCTTGCCGACCGCGTCGAGGCCGTCCTCGAAGACGAGCGCCGCGTCGGCTTCCCGGCGGTGCTGGGCGACTCCCGTCACGAGGTCGTCCGGACGGAGTTGCGGGACCGGCTCGGCGTCGACGTCTTCGAAGTGCCCACCGGGCCGCCGAGCCTCCCGGGGCTGCGGCTGGAAGACGCTCTCTACGACGCGGCCGAGGACGCCGGCGTCCGGATCACTTCGGGCAATCCGATTGTCGACTTCGACGCCGACGGCGGCCGGATCGAGCAGGTGCTCATGGACCGGCTGGGCTCGGAGGTCGCCTACGAGGCCCAGCAGTACGTGCTGGCGACCGGCGGCCCCGTCGGCGGCGGGATCGAGTCCGACCGGGACGTCGTCGAGGAACCGGTCTTCGGTCTGCCGGTCGAGCACCCCGAGGACCGCTACGAGTGGTTCGACGACGACGTCTGGGGCGATCACGCCTACACGGAGTTCGGCGTCGACGTCGACGACGACCTGCGCCCGGTCGCGGCCGAGGAGGTACAGTTCGAGAACCTTCGCGCCGCCGGCAACGTGATCGGCGGCTACGACTTCGCCACCGAGAAGTCCGGCTGTGGCGTCTCGCTGGCCACGGGCTACGTGGCCGGCAGTGAGGCAGGTGCGTTGATATGA
- a CDS encoding DEAD/DEAH box helicase: MAESAVDGPDAFTALGEAVREALGERGFRTPTEPQRRAIGPITRGRDALVVAPTGTGKTETAMLPVLDALEGEDRFGIGALYVTPLRALNRDMRERLEWWGQTLDLDVDVRHGDTTDYQRQKQADDPPDVLVTTPETLQAMLTGKKLRRALEDVEHVVVDEVHELAAAKRGAQLTVGLERLRELAGPLQRVGLSATVGDPGEVGKFLTGDRGCRIVEVDVGSRLEVEVREPRVTDEDERLAGQLMTDADVASHVRTIDEIIDDHDSTLVFVNTRQTAEALGSRFKKLGTDIGVHHGSLSKEARIDVEDRFKSGDLDALLCTSSMELGIDVGRVDHVVQYNSPREVRRLLQRVGRAGHRRDVVSSGTVITTRPDDTLEALAIARRASEGAVEPAAIHHGSLDTVANQIAGIVMDFGEIRAMAAYEILTRAYPFADLGEDEFKEIVRELAGNDVIWLDEDRDTLEKRRGTWQYFYQNLSMIPDEATYTVEDVASGDRIGTLDERFVVNFAQPGEIFIQRGEMWRIVEIDEEEERVQVSPVADPGGEVPSWVGQEIPVPYEVAQEVGEIREVAGTQLRGGATPEATARDLRRRYPADEHTIAEALDPLDRHEAALPTDDRLLVEFRGRQVVINAHFGHTVNETLGRLVSAMLGQRTGSSVGMEIDPYRIELEVPGGIAARDVVEVLEDTDPDHLEAIVELSLKNADVLKFRLAQVATKFGALKRWRGNGSGRFGRDRLLAALEDTPVYDEALRAVLHEELAVEEASEVLERIQSGEISVETIGERTPIGRGGRSSGQELLSPENADASVVQTVRERIRNDRVLLFCLHCQDWESRRTVKTVSDQPACPHCGSTQIAALNPWADEVVSAVTADDKDDEQEKQTERAYRAASLVQSHGKRAIIALAARGVGPHNAARIINNLREDEDDFYRDILAREREYARTKSFWE; encoded by the coding sequence ATGGCAGAGTCAGCGGTCGACGGTCCGGACGCGTTCACCGCGCTGGGTGAGGCCGTCCGCGAGGCGCTGGGCGAGCGTGGCTTTCGGACGCCCACCGAGCCACAGCGTCGCGCGATCGGACCGATCACACGAGGACGGGACGCGCTCGTCGTCGCGCCGACCGGCACTGGCAAGACAGAGACGGCTATGTTGCCCGTGCTGGACGCGCTCGAGGGCGAGGACCGGTTCGGGATCGGCGCGCTGTACGTCACGCCGCTGCGCGCGCTCAACCGCGACATGCGCGAACGCCTCGAGTGGTGGGGCCAGACGCTGGACCTCGACGTCGACGTCCGCCACGGTGATACGACCGACTACCAGCGACAAAAGCAGGCCGACGACCCCCCGGACGTGCTCGTCACGACCCCCGAGACGCTGCAGGCGATGCTCACCGGCAAGAAGCTCCGACGGGCGCTGGAAGACGTCGAGCACGTCGTCGTCGACGAGGTCCACGAACTGGCCGCCGCGAAACGCGGGGCGCAACTGACCGTCGGGCTGGAACGGCTGCGCGAACTCGCCGGCCCGCTCCAGCGGGTCGGCCTCTCGGCGACCGTCGGCGACCCCGGGGAGGTCGGCAAGTTCCTCACCGGTGATCGGGGCTGTCGGATCGTCGAAGTCGACGTCGGGAGTCGCCTCGAGGTCGAAGTCCGGGAACCCCGGGTCACCGACGAGGACGAACGGCTCGCCGGCCAGCTGATGACTGACGCCGACGTCGCCAGTCACGTCCGGACGATCGACGAGATTATCGACGATCACGACTCGACACTGGTCTTTGTCAACACGCGTCAGACGGCCGAGGCGCTCGGCTCGCGATTCAAAAAGCTCGGTACCGACATCGGCGTCCACCACGGGTCGCTCTCCAAGGAGGCCCGGATCGACGTCGAGGACCGGTTCAAGTCCGGCGACCTCGACGCGCTACTGTGTACGTCCTCGATGGAGCTGGGCATCGACGTCGGCCGCGTCGATCACGTCGTCCAGTACAACAGCCCCCGCGAGGTGCGGCGGTTGCTCCAGCGCGTCGGCCGGGCCGGCCACCGCCGGGACGTCGTCTCCTCGGGGACGGTGATCACGACCCGGCCGGACGACACGCTCGAAGCGCTGGCGATCGCCCGTCGAGCGAGCGAGGGGGCGGTCGAACCCGCGGCGATCCACCACGGCAGCCTCGACACCGTCGCCAACCAGATCGCCGGGATCGTCATGGACTTCGGCGAGATCCGGGCGATGGCTGCCTACGAGATCCTCACCCGCGCCTATCCGTTCGCCGACCTCGGCGAAGACGAGTTCAAGGAAATCGTCCGCGAACTGGCCGGCAACGACGTGATCTGGCTCGACGAGGACCGCGACACCCTCGAAAAGCGCCGTGGCACCTGGCAGTACTTCTATCAGAACCTCTCGATGATTCCCGACGAGGCCACCTACACCGTCGAGGACGTCGCTTCCGGCGATCGCATCGGGACGCTCGACGAACGGTTCGTCGTCAACTTCGCCCAGCCCGGCGAGATATTCATCCAGCGCGGGGAGATGTGGCGCATCGTCGAGATCGACGAGGAGGAGGAGCGCGTCCAGGTCAGTCCCGTCGCCGACCCCGGCGGCGAAGTCCCCTCCTGGGTCGGCCAGGAGATTCCCGTCCCCTACGAGGTCGCTCAGGAGGTCGGCGAGATCCGCGAGGTGGCGGGCACGCAGCTCCGGGGCGGCGCGACGCCGGAAGCGACCGCCCGGGACCTGCGGCGGCGCTACCCGGCCGACGAGCACACGATCGCCGAGGCGCTCGACCCGCTGGACCGCCACGAGGCCGCGCTGCCGACCGACGACCGGCTCCTCGTGGAGTTCCGGGGCCGGCAGGTCGTGATCAACGCCCACTTCGGCCACACCGTCAACGAGACGCTCGGCAGGCTCGTCTCGGCGATGCTCGGCCAGCGGACCGGATCCTCGGTCGGCATGGAGATCGATCCCTACCGGATCGAACTGGAGGTGCCCGGCGGGATCGCGGCCCGGGACGTCGTCGAGGTGCTCGAAGACACCGACCCCGACCACCTGGAGGCGATCGTCGAACTCAGTCTGAAGAACGCCGACGTGCTCAAGTTCCGGCTGGCGCAGGTCGCGACGAAGTTCGGCGCGCTGAAGCGCTGGCGCGGGAACGGAAGCGGTCGGTTCGGTCGGGATCGGCTCCTCGCGGCGCTTGAGGACACGCCCGTCTACGACGAAGCACTACGGGCGGTGCTGCACGAAGAGCTGGCAGTCGAGGAAGCGAGCGAGGTCCTCGAACGGATCCAGTCAGGAGAGATCAGCGTCGAGACGATCGGCGAGCGTACCCCGATCGGCCGGGGCGGCCGCTCGAGCGGGCAGGAGCTGCTGTCCCCCGAAAACGCCGACGCCAGCGTCGTCCAGACCGTCCGCGAGCGCATCCGGAACGATCGGGTGCTGCTGTTCTGCCTGCACTGTCAGGACTGGGAATCCAGGCGGACGGTCAAGACCGTCAGCGACCAGCCGGCGTGTCCCCACTGTGGGTCGACCCAGATCGCCGCCCTGAATCCCTGGGCTGACGAGGTCGTCTCGGCAGTGACGGCCGACGACAAGGACGACGAACAGGAGAAACAGACCGAGCGGGCCTACCGTGCGGCGAGTCTCGTCCAGAGTCACGGCAAGCGGGCGATCATCGCGCTCGCGGCCCGCGGCGTCGGGCCACATAACGCCGCCCGGATCATCAACAACCTTCGGGAGGACGAGGACGACTTCTACCGGGATATCCTCGCCCGGGAACGCGAGTACGCCCGGACGAAATCCTTCTGGGAGTGA